Genomic window (Psilocybe cubensis strain MGC-MH-2018 chromosome 1, whole genome shotgun sequence):
GTATATGGATTCCTTGCTTCATTCGTCTGGTGTGAGTAATCTTGCCCGTTTTCAATTGATAGACCAATCTGATCTCATGATCCATAGATTTCTTCCCCGGATATCTCTGTAAGTTGAACTAAAAACAGCGTAGTACTCATTGACTGACGTGGACCGATTCAGTCCAAGCCCTGTCGTACTTCTCTTGGGTGACGTGGATCGCCCCAGAAAACACCAGTTTGTAACCATTTATTGTTCTCAAAACATCTTCTAATATCTATCATTTTAGAGATCGCTGGGCTCTTCGGGTGGGTTTTCTTTTATAACTAATCATTATTCATCACTTACATCATGTCCCTCTGTTAGATATGTTCATGGAATGGTTAGCCTTTGGCATGGTTCTGGATATAGAGGAACAGGCGCTAACCGGGTATATTACAGGGAATGTCGGTTATCACTTTTGATTGGAGTCAAATCGCGTATGTCTTTTTGATGCTGATGCCTATCATTCATCCTCTTAAAGCAACACAATAGCTATATTGGGTCTCCTCTTGCTACACCATGTACGTTCGTAAAGTATTACTAACCTCCACAAGACTAAAGAGATTACAGGGTGGGCAGAAGCAAACATCTTCGCCGGatttgttttcttcttctggttcCTTACACCGGTTCTCCACGTACGCATCTTATTTCTAGCTGGAACTGGCACTGAAAATATATTAGTACACCAACACGTGGTTCGGTGAATTCATGCCGTAAGTCTTGAAAATCTACTCCAATGCGGTGCAATGAGCTGAACCTGTTCAATAGTATATCTTCACGAACATCTTACgacaatgaaatgaaatcttACAATGTCACACGCATTCTCACTGCTGACTCAACCTTCGACATTGAAGCTTATCATCAGTACAgccctctcttcctctcgtAAGTTTTCAGACATGCCATATATAATCGTTACTCACAACATAAACACAGGACTACGTTTGCGATCTCCTATGGGTACTTTCATTAGCATCTAACGATTTTTTCACTTCGAACTCATATTTGTTCAGGCTATCATTTGCTTCTATTACAGGCGAGTATATCGACCGTTACTTGCTACTAAATAACTCATAGAATTATAACAGCTACGCTCATGCACGCCTTCCTCTACTTCCGCAAGCAAATTTGGGTCCAGGCACGTCGCTCGTTACACGAACAGCCCGATATTCATGCCCGACTCATGTCGAAATACGAACAAGGTATTTCAAAATTCGACCATCATGTGGAGTTTTTTCACTAATCCGTTTTTTAGTTCCTGAATGGTGGTATCTGACTATTTTCCTGAGCATGTTCACACTTGGTATCATCAGTATTGAGGTCTGGCCCACGTAAGCAAATATGGATTTTCCAATTCTCAGTTTAACTTATATTCTTTCTTCAGTGAGATGCCCGTCTGGGCCTTCGTTCTTGCCCTTCTCATCTGTGAGTCCAATTTGTATTACCCGTGGTCGTGAACGGCGTCAGTTTATATTTGTTGTCTAGCTTTCACCTATGTCATCCCGATTGGAATGATCCAGGCCATCACTAACCAACAAGTCGGCCTCAAGTATGTATTGACCGTTGCATTATTGGACCAACAGTACTAACCATCTTCCGCAGCGTCATTACCGAACTCATCATTGGGTACGCTTCTACGTATTAAATATTGCAGACGACCTAATCACATACTTTAGTTATGCACTTCCTGGACGCCCAATTGCTATGATGATGTTCAAGACCTGGGGTTACATTGTAAGGAATTTTCTGCCTTGTGTTTTCAATACACCTGACAATTGGAAATAGACCATGGCTCAGGCTTTGACATTCACCTCTGACTTTAAACTGGGCCACTACATGAAAGGTAAAGCCATCTTAATTCTTGTTTATAACTAGCAGAAGTTATTCATCCAAAACACTTGTACAGTGCCACCCAAACCCATGTTCTGGAGTCAGGTCGTTGCTACCGTAATCGCTGGAACTGTTCAGCTCGGCGTTCAAGCATGGATGTTCACCAACATTCCGTAAGATATTGCTCCTAATTGTTATTCAACACAGCAATTTATCATCTTCACATAGCAACATGTGCGACCCACATCAGAAAGATGGGTATGTCGTTTTGTTAATTTTGAAGCATGTCGGGACTGATCGATGCACGAAGATTCATTTGCCCGAGTACCGAAGTCTTTGGAACAGCCAGTATTATCGTAAGCATTTGAACTTCACGTAATTCGCAACACCATTGGCTGACGATCACATCAGTGGGGAGTCATCGGACCAGCGCTTCAATTCTCCAAGGGACAGACCTACTACCCgcttgtcttcttcttcttgattgGTGCCGTCGCACCAGTCATCCCATGGCTCATCAGCAAGCGCTATCCCAACAGTATCTTTAAGTACATTAAGTACGTCCATTTTCTTATATTTGTTACAAGAATAGACCATTTATTAACGTCTTTATCACAACAGCATGTAAGCGAATAATTACCAAAGTAACGTTTGATTCCATGCATCTAATGTTAATACTAGGCCCGTTATCTTCAACGGAACTGGCCTCATCCCCCCAGCTACTGCTATTAATTACGTTCCCTGGGCGTAAGTGCTTTCCTCTCACgtaaatttgacaatgtctTAAGTGCAACTCAACAGTGGCGTCGGATTCATCTTCCAATATGTTATCAGAAGGTGCGGTTTTTCTACTTCCAATCGAAAAGTTCCTAATTTCTCCATTAAGACGTCATTTCTCATGGTGGACAAAGTACAACTGTACGTTGGTTTACCTCCGATATGCATACCTTTCTTATAATATCGCTTTAGACGTACTTTCTGCTGCCTTGGACTCTGGAGTGGCCGTATCCATCcttgtcattttcttctgtCTCCAATTCCCTCAGAATGGTTCGGTAAGTAGCATTTAGAGCGCTCAAGATCGTGCATAGTGAGACTCACGACACCGTAGATCGGATCAACCAACATCGCTACTTGGTGGGGGTATGTATAGATTATCCTCATTCAACACATCAAGTACTGAAggcgttgtttttttttgtatagTAACACTGTACCATTCGTCGGCGCAGACAATGATGGAACTCCAGTGCGTTCACTCGCACCTGGTGAGAAATTTGGGTAAATATCAATTTCCCTAATAACGTGTTTGCCACGCTGACAATACCACACAGCCCTACTCACTGGTAAGGTCTACAAGGAGACCTATTCTCAAATTTGCGACGCCCTTTTATTACATCGATGCGACACCTTTGTATATTGTAAATTAGTTCAATTATGTGATTTATCCCAGGTGAACGATCAATTGCTCCGGAGATATCGTCTATTTTGCATACCATCGAGGTTACTTGAGCTTGGAGTAAAGCGGTTGGAGGCATACGTGATTTAGCTAACGATGCAACTCCGACGTCATCTTTCATATGTTTTCTAGTAAGGACGTAGTTCATGGGCTTTGTAATATCCTTCGGCCAAGAAATCGGCAACAACTCAAATCACCGAGAAATTTCCGGGCGTTCAAGCTGCGCAAAGCATGTTCCAAGCTGTActttatttttattatttatTAGAGGATTTGATGGATCGTCAAGGAAGATAGATTCAGAAAATGTCCTTCCTCAGCACTTTGATTGTGCACATGGGTGTTAACGGAACTCCCTATTTGGCCcagcaaaatcaaaaaaattgtgGATTAACTTGGGACGCGTTGTGTCACAGTACTCTCTCAAGGCGCTTGTAGTTTTCAAGATTATGAGTGGGTCATCAATCAAGTGATCCTCTTGACAACTTCTTTTGACCCTTTGGAGATTTTTACGTTTACTATACGGTAAATGTGCCTGTCTCATTGGCTATATCCCGTCCCATAGTGCACCCTGTGTACTCGTATATATCCGAGAATTTCCCCGTAATCTCATGTCGAGCTTGGGTCGAGCGACCTGCGATGGCATAAAAGGCTGCCATTCCTCAGACGTTTTACTTTGACTCTACTGTCTAGTGTCATTTGGTCGGCTGCCTTCCAACTTTTCCAGTAGCTGTGATGCAGTATCTACGAGTTCTAGCTTGCGCTTTGGCGCTCGCGCCTTCTGTTGTGTTCTCGGCACCTTCGGCATCCAATTCTCAAGTTAATCCATACATTGGAAAGGAAGCTTACGCCAATAAGGAATACGCCAGGAAATTGGAGGAAACGATCCAGTATTTCAACCAGCGATACGACTACTATAATGcggcgaagacgaagacaGTACAGAAAATCCCCACCTTCGCTTGGATATCAGCTTCCTCTGATGTAAGTTCTTGATATTTTACTTACTTGTGAAATATATCTAATGCTGATATCTGTTCTGTGTCGCGATTCTAGATATCCAAAATAAAGGGTCTTGTCGACGAAACACTCGCCGCACAAGCAGCAACAAATAAGCAGCAGATCCTTCAGCTCGTAATTTATAACTTACCTGATCGCGACTGCTCTGCCAAGGCTTCCGACGGAGAGTTTCAACTAGATCAGGATGGCCTGAACAAGTACAAAAATTACATTGACAGTACGCAGTCTTCGTTATTTTCTCAACCTCATATTTGAATTAATATATTACCGTAGCTATTGCAAGAGAGCTGGACACTCCCGAAGCCAAAAAGCTCAAATTTGTCGTCATTCTCGAACCTGATTCGCTCGGAAACGCTGTTACCAACTTGAATGTTCCTAAGTGCGCCAAAGCCGCTCCTGCCTACAAGGAGGGTATCTCTTACGCCATTGCAAAGCTCCAGCATCCTAACCTCTCCATCTACGTCGACGCTGCTAATGGAGGTTGGCTCGGCTGGGACGACAATCTCTCGCCCACCGCCGTCATACTCGCCGAAGTTCTCCAAGGGGCCCAAGCCATTACCCCTGGAGCCACTGTTCGAGGTGTAGCCATAAACGTCTCCAACTACAACCAATACGTTTCCCTTGTCCGCGAAAACTTCACAGAGTTGTCAAACAGCTGGGACGAGAGCCACTACGTCGCCTCACTGACACCCCACCTCCAACGCGAAGGATTCCCTGCCCACTTCATTGTCGACCAGAGCAGGGCGGGCAAAGGCGGCATTCGTACCGAATGGGGCCAGTGGTGCAATGTCAGGAACGCAGGATTCGGCATACGGCCTACAACGGACCAGGGAATCTTGAAGAACTCGAATGTCGATGCCATTGTATGGATTAAACCTGGAGGCGAGTCGGATGGTACGTCTGACCGTAACGCTGCTCGCTTCGACGAGACGTGCGCGAGCCCAGTTGCACATGTACCTGCACCGGAAGCTGGATCGTGGTTCAACGAGTACGTTATAAATTTAGTTAAGGAAGCAGATCCTGAGCTAGAGGCGACGTGGTCATGGCCTTGAATCGGAAAACATTTCAAACTACAAGTAGTTCCGCTTTTTCTTAGAAAACTTAAGCGCCGTATGATTGTGGAATAGCAAATACACATCCCGAGTAGCAACCATCATTCTATTACCTATCAACATATTTAATGGATAGATCCTTGCTTGTAGagaccaagaaattggatttTGTATGCCATGATAGATCTTGAACTGTTGAATGGGCCCTGTGATTCATGCGCTCGGCGCTTAGAGCTAGATGTGGTTGATAGGCGCCGGTAATTCGGGGAAACTGTAGTGTATAAATAGCATTTTTTTCTCACAGACGCTACAGCCAGCCTTTAATGAAAAGCCACAAAACTTCGGTGTTTTGTTCCTCTCCTTTGATGATGGCGACATAGATTATATAGTTGGATGACATGTGTGAGAAACACCCTCAAATTGTCCATAAAGCGTGCCTACCCATGgttgtttgttttttcaaCCGGAATCCAATGCGCGTGTTGTTATGAAAGCTTCACATCATATCGAAGTCTGTCTAAGAGAGACTAGCGTGTTGTTGCAGTGTTTGCAACCTTGCAAGTTCGGATCGGGCACTCTCGCCTACTACAGTACATCAACCCATGATCGATGCGTACGCAAATGCAGTCTCTCACTTACCATTGTACTTGATAACTTTTACCTGGTCAAAGCAGTTAGCATGGTCTAGCACTTCATAGTTTACGCAAGTGGATAAAAAAAAGAGTTAGTAAAGAGAAACAGATGATGACGTCTGAATAATCACGTGCATATTGACAACAGACTTGTTTGTCGTTATTTACGGCCACCAATAAGCCAATTGCACCGCAGATGTAAACCTGCCTTAAACCTGCCAGCTAATGTGACAAGTTCTGGTGCTCGGATTTTTTCGACAAGCTCTGGTGCTCCAGGGACCCTTTTAATTGTTTTTTTGATCATGAATCTCACAGAAAGCCAAGTTTTGCATCTTCCACCCCTTATAGACGGAGATGATGTGTCTACAGCACTTGAAACCCTTGTCCAAATCACTCAGGCCTTGGATATTCCAGATGCATCATTTGCTCAGTACGCATTCATTTTTATCCTATGCACTATAAACACGCATCATTCCAGTTATTCGTCCACGATCGATGCTTTACATGCGGAAAGACACGCCCTCATGCGCTCATTACTCAGATTGCAGGGAGTAGAAGATGCACTGAAAGATTATCTTGCTTCGCTCAAACTCGAACTCAATTTGATAAAGCGGTGTGTCGACATATTAGATCTCCCCTTCAAAATCACTCAAAACACCTAGCTGGAACGGGATTCTCACTTCTGGATCTCCTGACAGCATATACCAAGACACGACGGCAACTTTAGAGAAGCGAAAGGAGGCTTTGGTCAAAAAATCGAAAGAACATTATCGGGAATTGGAATCTTTGCAGGTCAGTCAGAGGTACCGGATCTAGAAGTTAACCAATTATGTCCATCACAGGCCGAGGTCCCACTCAGCATACCTATTTCCATTAACAAATTGCTCACacaaaaagagaagaatcaACTTAAAGAGCGTGAAATCAGAGAAAAACGAGCGAGGATCAAAGCATTTCAAGGTCTCCCTCCTGTACGTCAGGTCAATATGGTGGCCAATGTTCCAATGTCTCAATAATTATAGAACCTCGAGTTGGCGCGGCATGAATTAAAGCAAGCCCGTCGGCGACAGACTGAATTGACGCAACTTCGAGAACGGCTACTAGCTAAAATGGCAGATGGATTGGCGTAGCGCAGACTCTTGCCAAGAGATCAGAAATACACCGAAAAGTCTCCAGATTCATGCTAGTGACAATGCCTCCTTTCCAAAAGTCTTTGCATCGACGCAACTTCGGGTCGGCAAAGCAAACTCCAAGCATTGCAATGTACGGTCTGACGTCACGACGGATGACTTGAACGCTTTCCATTTGGTGGCTTTGAACGCGGTCAAAAAAATGCTTTACTCCAAGTGACCAGTCATTTCAGTCACGAAATGCGGACTGTACCAATATTTCGTACTTTCAGTCCGGAGAAATGGTGTGTTGACCAAGGCGCTTGCAATCGGATGCTTTTTGAGATCAAAATCGCTCAAGAGTCAAGTGCTTCTCTTGACGACAGCCTATGGCCTTTTTAAGACTTTTTCTTGCGCTATATGTTGAACGGACCTACGCCATAGACTATATCCGACCATACAATGGCTCTCTGTGTGTGTCAGTATATGTCCGAGAATTACCCCACATTTCTGGGGTCGAGCTTGGGTCGACCACCCCGTAGATCTATAAAAGCGTGATCTGTGTCGTCTACTTTTTCCTTGTCCGGTGACTCAGTATCGTCGCTTTGCCTTCGTCGACCAGCTTCCAGTCTCGCCAGGATCTGTCATGCATTATCTACGAGCTCTGGCTTGCGCTTTGGCGCTCGCTCCCTCTGTTGTTTTCTCTGCGCCACCGGCCCCCCAGCCTCCCCAGCCTCCCCGCTCTGAAGTGAATCCGTACATAGGGAAGGAGGTTTACGCGAACAAGGGATACGCAAAGAAGCTCGAAGAGACCATCCAGTACTTCAACCAGCGTTACGACTACTATAATGcagcgaagacgaagacaGTCCAAAAAATTCCTACCTTTGCTTGGATATCATCGTCCGCGGATGTAAGTCTAGATATTTCATAAAATGCACACAGAACACTTCGAATTGTAACACGGTTTGGGATTAGATCTCCAACATTAAGGGACTCGTCAAGGAGACTCTGAATGCTCAGGTGGCCacaaagaagaagcagatCCTACAGCTTGTGGTTTACAATTTGCCTGATCGTGACTGTTCCGCCAAGGCTTCTGACGGAGAATTCCatctcgacgacgacggtcTTAATAAGTACAAGAACTACATTGACAGTATGTGTTTTCTGCTCCGTCTTCCTCTTATGTATTCTAAAATCTTGTCACAGCTATTGCGAGAGAACTGAACACTCCCGACGCCAAAAAGCTCAACTTTGTCGTCATTCTCGAACCTGATTCGCTCGGAAACGCTGTTACCAACTTGAATGTTCCTAAGTGCGCCAAAGCCGCTCCTGCCTACAAAGAGGGTATCTCGTACGCAATTGCGAAGCTCCAGCATCCTAATCTTTCTATCTACATCGACGCTGCTCATGGAGGATGGCTTGGTTGGGACGACAACCTCGCACCCACCGCCGCCTTGTTTGCCGAAGTTCTCCAGGGAGCCCAGGCTATCACCCCTGGAGCCACCGTTCGTGGCGTAGCCATCAACGTCTCGAACTATAACCAATACATCGCTCCTATCCGCGAGAACTTTACGGAATGGTCGAACAGCTGGGACGAGAGCCACTATGTCGAATCGCTGACCCCGCACCTCGAGCGGGCCGGTTTCCCCGCCCACTTCATCGTCGACCAAGGCAGGTCCGGCAAGGCTGGCGTCCGCACTGAGTGGGGCCAATGGTGCAACGTGAAATATGCAGGGTTCGGTACGCGCCCTACAGCAGACCAGGCTGTGCTGAAGAACCCACATGTCGATGCTATTGTATGGGTGAAGCCTGGTGGCGAGTCGGATGGTACGTCGGACCGCAACGCTGCTCGCTTTGACGAGGTGTGCGCTGGACCAGTGGCACATGTCCCTGCGCCTGAAGCTGGCGCGTGGTTTAATGAGTATGTAGTGAACTTGGTCAAGGAGGCCAATCCTGAGCTTCAAGCTACATGGTCGTGGCCTTGAGATTATGCGCAGACATACTTAGGGTAGTTAGTAAATTATGTGAAAAACAATTGTTTACTTGAACTTGTGTAAAATCAATCAGCTGTCTCTCCAGCGTCTTCCAGACGCCATAAAATTAGTTGATGAATTCAGAATCGAGCCAAATAATCGTCATAAAAGCAAGTATTCAATTACGTATACAACCGTCACTTGGTCCACACGTCTTTGTTCTCTTGAAAGTACGCAAGCACCGTATGCCTCCCCACGAATTTTCTtccctcatcgacgagctTTTTGTCCTTGAATATCGCTTCCTCCCGTCCCTGAACGACATCTGCGTCCAACTCTGCGAGAAGTTTTGAATAATCAGAGGGTATTCCAAGGGATATGTAGAACGCGAGCTGTTCTTCAATCGTAACCCGCTTATATACGATAGGGCGTCCAAGGACAGACGATGCAATTTTGGCAGCCTAGTATCTGTCAGTGAGAAGAGTTATAATCAAATTTTGGGAAGTACATACATCGTCGTAGGAAAGTGCCTCAGGTCCAACAATAAAGATGTCTTTATTGGGGCTTTTCTCAGCCGTTAAGGACTCGAATGCGGCTTGTGCTATATCCTCTGTTGAAATGAAGGGTATGCGTCCGTCCTGAGCAGATGAAGTGATTTCATTACGTTCCTTGATGCTATTTGCATATGCGTAACCGAAGTTTTCTGACAAAATATTATGTGAGTTTTCAAGTAATTATGATAAGGCTGTGGACATGGATGGCCTCACGAATAAACCAGGTGGGACGCAGAATTGCATAGTCTACACCTTTGTCAAGTAGATGTTGGTGAATCACGCCCGAGGCAGTTTCAGACGTCGCTGATGGTTCATATTGAGATGCAGACAACAAAACGAATCTCTTTACTCCTTTCGATATCGCAAGGTCGATGAAGGATATAACGACTGCCGGATCGTTGATGCCAGGAGGTCCAACGATATACACCCGGTCAATAGAGTTGTCGCTCAACGCAGCTTCATGGGTTTCCGAATTAAACCAATCGAATTTGATTGCTTTGAATGGTTTAGGGGCTTCTCCTGCGCGCGTAGCTATCACCAGCGACCGGTTTGCGGCATGCAGAAGTTTCGCAAGTGCGAGGCCGGTTTTTCCTGTCCCTCCTGTGATGAGTGTTGTCATGATGCGCTTTGTACCAGTGTGAAATAGTTTCTGAGACAAGTGTAATCCGTCTAGGATATTGAAATGTGGATGCTTGGGACTGATAAAGTTGACCGCAAAAGCAAGCCTTATATTTGCCAATGGATTCGAACTTGATGACACATCATAAAGATGGCTGCGCTTCTACAGTGTTCCATGAGCGCTGATTATTAGCATGCTTATTGTCTTACCAATGTCCTTGTTGCTGAGCAAGCTGTGTGGTTTACCTGGTTAAGCCAAGACTGACGTGCCAGATGCATGTCGTTTAATTTCATTGCTCCCGATTCATAACATCATCTGCGGTATATACTCAAAATAATATCTCGTAATGAAAATGAATGAGACCGCCACCTGTAAGTTAAAGAAAGTCGAGAAAGAATCCGCTTCAGGTGTCTAGGACTAACGCCATCACGTCAGCGTTATTGACCAAATTTGAGCTCCAGACCGATGAACGACTGGCAAGCCTGTTCAGGAATTGGGAATATCATCGAAAAATATGTGCACCATTGTGTTTGTTTCTATCTTGAAGAATACGTTTGACAAATTACGTATAAATTACACATAAACCTGAGATCATATGGCATTGTGAATCAAAAGGGCAGAATAGATGTATTCACAGTCACGGTCTACACGGGTTTAAGTTGTATGTTATCATTGATTGCTGCAAAGTGACGTTATTTCACGCAACAACACGGGTTTCAACAGTTTTGGATGGCATTCCACAAAAGTCCATGTAAACATTAAATACCACCATTGTTGGGACGTTGCTTGCTTGCGACCGGAATCAGCTAGATATTATTCTTTAGTGTGTAACTCAAGACTACATCTAGAGGTCACCTTGAATCTATCCTCGGGGGAGGAATAAATGTCTACCTGAGGCTCAGACTCTCTGTGACGTCCTCCAGGCATTCAGGGTAAACGAGACCGGTGACGGGCGCTTATTCTTATTAACTTGTTTCAGTGACGAATAACGGAAATGTCCTGTGAATCATCCCTGATAAAAAGTTTGTTCAGGACCGAAGAATTGTTCTTGACAAATTATATGTTAACAGTACCCAAGTTACTCCAACTCTTTGAAATTGTTTAGAACATTAAAGTTAGATTACACCACGTTTGTAAAGCCATCTGAGGCAATTTTCTTAGATGGGAGCAGACAAAACTTTACTATACCATATTAATCTGATAATCAAGAATGATCAAAGAATGATTGCCTCAAATTTTTAAGGTTATTGCATATAAATGGGATGCTTACCAGCTCCAACGTGTCTGTTAGTTTCGAAGTGCATACTGACGAATTGTGCGCTTTTTGAGAAATTTACGACGTTTCCGCTACGGTACTGGAATTATtaaaatttcttcttccctctCTAACAGTTATTAATATCGGAATCTGCATGCTTGTTAGCATAGGCACGACCTAGGCAGATTTTTAGGAGAACTAGCTTATTTTTCAGCTGTAAATCTCTTATACGTAATTGTGCGCCAAGCACCGAACTCGGAAGCAACTTTGGCAAGCCGCCGAAATTTGGTAAATTTCAGTCTCCGAAGAAGATCCGACGAATTATCTATAGTACGGCAAGCCGGCACATCACACGTGTCACTTGCTCGAATGAGTCGGCAGGGTTGCTTCACAGATGAGGCATTATTTCCAACTATTTCCAAAGTATTTCTCAATTGCTCTCAGTCTGAATGTCCCTCAAGTAGATGCAGGAAGGGATCATTGCGGAAGCTAACACATTTGGGCAAGCTTGGATACCTTGCTCTTAATTGAATTCAGAGTCGTGTTTACAACGAAAGGTGGCGTGGAGTGTTGTGTCAAGTGCGTATCTCCAAATTACAACATTCATCGACAGTGTAGTCTCAAAAATATTCCAAAGCTTCTTTTCTCTGTTGAAATAGAGCCACGATTGTGAGAGAATTGGAACCGCTGTCTACCTCATCCGACGACCCGATCTAAAGGTCTTCCGAGCACGCGACGTGGAGATAAATCCAGTCACCGGTTTCGTGTTCTACCACCATAATGCCTGGAATAACGAGCACGAATGACGCGGATTCTCCAGTTCGAATTGTCGTAACCCCTTCACAGTCTTCGTTCTTTGCGGGGGAATCCTTCTCTGTAACCATAACCTTCACCAATACGCGATCAACAGAGGCGGGTCCGTCGAAACCGACCCCTCATTCGCACAAACGAGGAGCACACTCTATAAGTTCAGCACCTCTCGCTCGACCGCCTACTTCTCCTGGTACACCGCGTAGCGCCGCCATACATACCCCAGTTCGATCCAAAGTGGTCGAAGAAGTGCCCCGCAGGAAGGGTTTCATAGGGAAGGGAAAACCCCTGTCAAGTTCGGAGACACTACCTGACTTGATTGAGCAGAGGAGAAAGAAGCAATTGGTGCCTAAAGCTCTCTCTGTTTCTATAACTCCGTTTGAGTTGGAGGGCCAACTCGCGGATGGGGTCACGTCACTATCGGCACCATACTCTCAACGATCGTTCATCCAGAGTGCGTCCTCTTCAAGTCGGTAATTAACTTTTGATTAAACACAAAACAGCCCCAACTACCCCTCATGTATCTTCCCCTTTGGCACGTACGGATTCACTCCCATTGGCTTCCAATCACCCCCATGCAAGGAAACAGTCCCTTCTGGATGGCCAGTTTTCGCTGGACGTTTTGTCACCGACGACTTCTACACCACCCTTACCATACACGCCTACTTCGTCCACATCCACTTTTTCACTAGCCCTTGATCCCATCGCAGAGGCAACGATGTCGCCATATC
Coding sequences:
- a CDS encoding Sexual differentiation process protein isp4 — encoded protein: MADQAPQYSTAEERAFDVEKAESPEEKVLDDLAIAELAGAQFDDPNLDKENIVAFDDESPYPEVRSAVANTDDPTMPVTTLRTWVIGIAWAILIPGLNQFFFFRFPSVSIGGIVAQLLSFPVGRAAAAWLPNWHIFGIAINPGPFTVKEHVLITIMATVGAGSAYATDIIAVQRVYYNQIYNFSYQWFVVMSTQLIGFSIGGVARRFLVSPPSMIWPANLVNCALFNTLHSQQYAGIGTRGGISRERFFVYGFLASFVWYFFPGYLFQALSYFSWVTWIAPENTKIAGLFGYVHGMGMSVITFDWSQIAYIGSPLATPWWAEANIFAGFVFFFWFLTPVLHYTNTWFGEFMPISSRTSYDNEMKSYNVTRILTADSTFDIEAYHQYSPLFLSIITATLMHAFLYFRKQIWVQARRSLHEQPDIHARLMSKYEQVPEWWYLTIFLSMFTLGIISIEVWPTEMPVWAFVLALLISFTYVIPIGMIQAITNQQVGLNVITELIIGYALPGRPIAMMMFKTWGYITMAQALTFTSDFKLGHYMKVPPKPMFWSQVVATVIAGTVQLGVQAWMFTNIPNMCDPHQKDGFICPSTEVFGTASIIWGVIGPALQFSKGQTYYPLVFFFLIGAVAPVIPWLISKRYPNSIFKYIKPVIFNGTGLIPPATAINYVPWAGVGFIFQYVIRRRHFSWWTKYNYVLSAALDSGVAVSILVIFFCLQFPQNGSIGSTNIATWWGNTVPFVGADNDGTPVRSLAPGERSIAPEISSILHTIEVT
- a CDS encoding 1,4-beta-D-glucan cellobiohydrolase CEL6B, coding for MQYLRVLACALALAPSVVFSAPSASNSQVNPYIGKEAYANKEYARKLEETIQYFNQRYDYYNAAKTKTVQKIPTFAWISASSDISKIKGLVDETLAAQAATNKQQILQLVIYNLPDRDCSAKASDGEFQLDQDGLNKYKNYIDTIARELDTPEAKKLKFVVILEPDSLGNAVTNLNVPKCAKAAPAYKEGISYAIAKLQHPNLSIYVDAANGGWLGWDDNLSPTAVILAEVLQGAQAITPGATVRGVAINVSNYNQYVSLVRENFTELSNSWDESHYVASLTPHLQREGFPAHFIVDQSRAGKGGIRTEWGQWCNVRNAGFGIRPTTDQGILKNSNVDAIVWIKPGGESDGTSDRNAARFDETCASPVAHVPAPEAGSWFNEYVINLVKEADPELEATWSWP
- a CDS encoding Exoglucanase 3; this translates as MHYLRALACALALAPSVVFSAPPAPQPPQPPRSEVNPYIGKEVYANKGYAKKLEETIQYFNQRYDYYNAAKTKTVQKIPTFAWISSSADISNIKGLVKETLNAQVATKKKQILQLVVYNLPDRDCSAKASDGEFHLDDDGLNKYKNYIDTIARELNTPDAKKLNFVVILEPDSLGNAVTNLNVPKCAKAAPAYKEGISYAIAKLQHPNLSIYIDAAHGGWLGWDDNLAPTAALFAEVLQGAQAITPGATVRGVAINVSNYNQYIAPIRENFTEWSNSWDESHYVESLTPHLERAGFPAHFIVDQGRSGKAGVRTEWGQWCNVKYAGFGTRPTADQAVLKNPHVDAIVWVKPGGESDGTSDRNAARFDEVCAGPVAHVPAPEAGAWFNEYVVNLVKEANPELQATWSWP
- a CDS encoding Agroclavine dehydrogenase produces the protein MTTLITGGTGKTGLALAKLLHAANRSLVIATRAGEAPKPFKAIKFDWFNSETHEAALSDNSIDRVYIVGPPGINDPAVVISFIDLAISKGVKRFVLLSASQYEPSATSETASGVIHQHLLDKGVDYAILRPTWFIQNFGYAYANSIKERNEITSSAQDGRIPFISTEDIAQAAFESLTAEKSPNKDIFIVGPEALSYDDAAKIASSVLGRPIVYKRVTIEEQLAFYISLGIPSDYSKLLAELDADVVQGREEAIFKDKKLVDEGRKFVGRHTVLAYFQENKDVWTK